In Pelotomaculum isophthalicicum JI, the following proteins share a genomic window:
- a CDS encoding selenium metabolism-associated LysR family transcriptional regulator: protein MKFKQLETFLGVADQQSFTMAAYQLNISQPAVSFQIKALEDALDVTLFKREDKKMVLTDAGQLLYPEAKQIFMHYQKIKAELDNLKGLKKGHVVVGAGQIPGEYLLPLLIGAFKKSYPGIRITLKMSGSGQVERWIKEREVDLGITDVPVDSEDIECFTWLQDRLILIVSPTHPWVNSGTIKISDLKSEKMIFCEQGSGTRRAVEQKLAEYNIETGEIAAGLELGSTRAVITAVKAGLGVSIVSRFAVRESLKLGLVREVRVAGFDLWCNLYLVRHTQRMGGFAIDAFTSFINNRDILNQLS from the coding sequence ATGAAGTTTAAACAGTTGGAAACATTTTTAGGGGTGGCTGATCAACAAAGCTTTACCATGGCAGCCTATCAGCTTAATATTAGCCAACCGGCAGTAAGTTTTCAAATCAAGGCGCTTGAGGATGCTCTTGATGTAACTTTATTCAAGCGTGAGGATAAGAAAATGGTATTAACCGATGCCGGGCAACTGCTTTATCCTGAAGCGAAACAAATTTTCATGCATTACCAAAAAATCAAGGCCGAATTAGACAACCTGAAAGGGCTGAAAAAGGGACACGTGGTTGTAGGCGCCGGTCAAATTCCGGGGGAGTACCTTCTTCCGCTTTTGATCGGGGCATTTAAAAAAAGTTATCCTGGTATTCGAATTACACTTAAGATGTCTGGAAGCGGGCAGGTGGAGCGCTGGATCAAGGAGCGGGAGGTCGATCTGGGTATTACCGATGTGCCCGTGGATAGTGAAGATATTGAATGCTTCACCTGGTTGCAAGATCGACTAATATTAATTGTTTCGCCTACACATCCGTGGGTGAATTCAGGCACTATAAAAATCTCCGATTTGAAGAGTGAAAAGATGATTTTTTGCGAACAAGGGTCGGGGACCCGCCGGGCTGTTGAACAAAAATTGGCTGAATATAACATTGAAACCGGTGAGATAGCGGCGGGATTGGAGTTGGGAAGTACTCGAGCTGTAATCACGGCAGTCAAAGCGGGCCTGGGGGTAAGTATTGTATCCAGGTTTGCCGTGCGGGAATCGTTAAAATTGGGATTGGTGAGGGAAGTGCGGGTGGCTGGCTTTGATTTATGGTGCAATCTTTATCTAGTCCGGCACACTCAAAGAATGGGAGGGTTTGCTATTGATGCCTTCACCAGTTTTATCAATAA